One window of the Anoplolepis gracilipes chromosome 9, ASM4749672v1, whole genome shotgun sequence genome contains the following:
- the Rhea gene encoding talin-1 isoform X4 — MLGAFYCGHRVQQTKVTSVLSEPQRALLSTISAGHEVIHIAEMELSTKAQLPELGTDPASLRWIEQTIDTHKQNVGSQIAAMNAATAQVVTLTSGPADDVDHTAVGAAITTIATNLPEMTKGVRMIAALMDDDSSGERLLDAARKLCSAFSDLLKATEPETKEPFYITTIYEQYPRQNLLNAASRVGEASHQVLTTIGEEDDSNRELQDMLLALAKAVANTTAALVLKAKNIAATCEDSATQNRVISAATQCALATSQLVACAKVVAPTLHSPACQTQLMNAVREVTKAVERLVQVCNETCGDENLLKELSVAASEVSRTLNDLLNHIKTATRERAKETIQEGAVETILVATDRLFASTGDGSEMVRQARVVGQATAQLIQSIKGEAERQTDSEQQQRLLAAAKLLADATAKMVEAARQCASNPHDVRMQDQLRQAAEELRAATTAAATPALRRKLITRLEVCAKQAASTATQCIAAASGVGHHNTNPASQEELNMECRTIAQHIPHLVSGVKGTQAQPDNPTAQLNLINASEQFLQPGTAVVKAARAVLPTVTDQASAMQLNNTSQQLGSSLADLRSAVTRARETCGGLELDAAEELINSLKDELGEFYRAVEAASLRPLPEETMESTALRLGATSKNVGFAMAQLLSAAKQGNENYTGSAARETASALKDLTYAVRGVAATSNQPETQKKVLMTADDVILRSLRLVKEARRVLKNPDDPENEVNLAAVAKDVSNSLNKCVSCLPGQRDVDEAIRNIDDMAQILNTNEFPQTSKSYGQLQNDLNNAAANLNDASSNIVSSVRSPVQLANSSKQFTNAFGNLLGVGMEMAGQTTIETRSQVVVSLKNVTMTSGKLLITAKSVAADPTAPNAKNQLSAAARAVTDSINYLVDVCTSAAPGQNECDNAIRNIQSMRSLLDNPSEPISDASYFECLETVMEKSKSLGDGMTGIANYAKKSEHENFSVAVRGVSSSICGLIEAAAQAAYLAGVSDPTSVAGKPGLVDQAQFLRAAQAIHSGCQSLGNPTTTQEQVLSAATIIAKHTSALCNACRLASSKTSNPVAKRHFVQSAKDVANSTACLVKEIKALDKNYSDVNREKCAEATKPLLEAVDNLCTFASSPEFASQPAKISIAARAAQEPITSAGKSIIDGSCAMVQAAKSLAVSPKDPPTWQLLANHSKSVSDSIKSLVASIRDKAPGQKECDAAIEKLSARIRELDAASLSAVSQALVPRRENTVQGFTDQMESSASELREKLEPLRTAAKYEAENVGHAVNQIALYSEPLVSGAIGAASNMVHSKQQMVLLDQTKTVAESALQLIYVTKESAGNPKAVALHSEVDETVESTKDALQELQNTLETISTSAGIVTGLIDTISRAMVRLEDHRMSTIDTVDSYVDYQTRMVEAAKEIARLAQEMSTKSSTDVARLGPLAVDISHKYTQLARDTSGASAAASNADVSAKLRTGVQELGRACADIVRAAGTCQMSPGDVYAQREVAEHSKIVTEKVSQVLAALQAGSRGTQACINAASTVSGIIGDLDTTIMFATAGTLHAENENDTFADHRENILQTAKALVEDTKTLVAGAASSQEQLAVAAQNAVSTIVQLAEVVKYGAASLGSQNPEAQVMLINAVKDVASALGDLIHATKAASGKPINDPSMAHLKDSAKVMVTNVTSLLKTVKAVEDEHTRGTRALESTIEAIAQEIRALSSSETQKSHVTPEDLVRCTKSITLSTAKAVSAGNSCKQDDIIAAANMGRKSISDMLTICKSAAYNCAETAELRERTLQAGHDVAINYRELLQAILQISSRSGDAKHTLPAISRKIAQSVTELVAVAELLKGSDWVDPDDPTVIAENELLGAAASIDAAAKKLASLRPRRSIQETTEDMNFDEMILEAAKSIAAATSALIKAASAAQRELIATGKVSRTPLTSSDDGQWSEGLISAARMVAAATHSLVESANALVQGVSSEEKLISSAKQVASSTAQLLVACKVKADPDSESTKRLQAAGNAVKRATDNLVRAAQQAIQQEEDRSLVLNRRMVGGIAQEIDARSEVLRIERELEEARGRLTAIRLAKYKNRSDLADGDGDVAVDQSGYQSYTTRYETRAYEPQTTPSPIQTMNHTLDQLQSTTQHISQFGGDRQNLISPEKVHSTQSTLERKMKDSQYRSTVDQYGSLDRKYIIDGHQERSPYVVTERKIITDNSPGQYSSIERRINQESYIAEKRHADGIPSYTPPPPPPQHILYSPKPPLTIPKIIQEPTFNDPKSPQDQQKYPTDRFSSVSPMSTFRSEKQVDTQRFSGGVPQHQTFKNIESKAVPGGRIETITTKTYTSTPGKSSSSNYEAAEEIKEYTTSGNDLSTFKSFDNDTLEEHTMKQSMHKVTEKKTVTMTMSSRQESNTKTFRYEDKQ, encoded by the exons atgctaGGCGCCTTCTATTGCGGACACAGA GTCCAGCAAACTAAAGTGACATCCGTCCTATCCGAACCGCAACGTGCCTTATTGTCGACCATCAGTGCTGGTCACGAAGTGATCCATATCGCCGAGATGGAATTGTCTACGAAAGCTCAACTGCCCGAATTAGGGACTGATCCAGCGTCCTTAAGATGGATCGAACAAACGATCGACACCCACAAGCAAAATGTAGGCTCGCAGATCGCGGCGATGAACGCTGCGACCGCGCAGGTGGTTACGTTGACCTCGGGACCAGCAGATGACGTCGATCATACCGCGGTGGGAGCCGCGATTACTACGATTGCTACGAATTTACCAGAGATGACGAAAGGCGTGCGAATGATAGCCGCTCTCATGGACGATGATTCGTCTGGTGAGCGATTATTAGACGCCGCCAGAAAACTCTGTTCTGCGTTTTCAGACTTGTTGAAGGCCACGGAGCCGGAGACTAAAGAA CCTTTCTACATAACAACGATCTACGAACAATAT CCACGGCAAAATCTTCTAAATGCGGCGTCGCGAGTGGGCGAGGCATCGCACCAAGTATTGACAACTATTGGCGAAGAGGATGACTCGAATCGTGAGTTGCAGGACATGTTACTTGCACTTGCTAAGGCCGTCGCCAATACTACCGCTGCTCTAGTACTGAAGGCAAAGAACATAGCAGCTACATGCGAAGATTCCGCTACACAGAACAGAGTAATATCGGCTGCAACGCAATGCGCACTGGCCACATCGCAACTTGTAGCCTGCGCCAAAGTAGTAGCGCCAACCTTACATTCGCCCGCTTGTCAGACGCAATTAATGAATGCTGTACGCGAGGTGACCAAAGCCGTGGAACGTCTAGTTCAAGTCTGCAACGAAACATGTGGCGATGAGAATCTGCTGAAGGAATTGAGTGTCGCTGCCAGCGAAGTTAGTCGCACTTTGAACGATCTTCTCAATCACATCAAGACTGCGACTAGAGAACGGGCTAAAGAGACCATTCAGGAAGGCGCGGTGGAAACTATTTTAGTTGCGACAGACAGACTCTTCGCTAGCACTGGTGACGGCAGTGAAATGGTGCGACAGGCACGAGTAGTTGGTCAAGCTACTGCACAATTGATTCAGAGCATCAAAGGCGAGGCGGAGAGACAGACGGATTCAGAGCAACAGCAACGTCTTCTAGCGGCAGCAAAACTACTTGCTGACGCCACAGCCAAGATGGTGGAGGCGGCGCGGCAGTGCGCCAGTAATCCACATGATGTAAGAATGCAGGATCAACTTCGCCAGGCAGCGGAAGAATTACGAGCCGCGACTACCGCGGCAGCGACTCCGGCGTTACGCAGAAAACTCATCACGCGTTTGGAGGTGTGCGCCAAACAAGCCGCGTCTACGGCCACGCAGTGCATCGCAGCGGCTTCCGGTGTTGGACATCATAACACGAATCCGGCCAGCCAGGAGGAACTTAATATGGAGTGCCGTACGATAGCACAACATATTCCTCATTTAGTATCGGGAGTAAAAGGCACACAGGCACAGCCAGACAATCCTACGGCGCAACTAAATCTGATAAATGCTTCCGAGCAGTTTTTGCAACCGGGTACTGCTGTGGTGAAGGCGGCTAGGGCTGTTTTGCCAACGGTCACGGATCAGGCGTCCGCCATGCAGCTGAACAATACCTCGCAACAGTTGGGATCTTCATTGGCAGATTTAAGATCAGCAGTGACGCGCGCCAGAGAAACTTGCGGTGGATTGGAGCTCGACGCAGCAGAAGAGTTGATAAATAGTTTGAAAGACGAGCTGGGCGAGTTCTACCGCGCCGTCGAAGCTGCTTCATTAAGGCCGTTACCGGAAGAGACAATGGAATCTACTGCTTTACGGCTTGGTGCTACATCGAAGAATGTTGGATTTGCTATGGCGCAACTATTGTCCGCCGCCAAGCAAGGTAACGAGAACTACACCGGAAGCGCCGCTAGAGAGACTGCGTCGGCCTTAAAAGATCTTACTTACGCCGTGCGCGGTGTAGCTGCTACATCTAATCAACCTGAGACTCAGAAGAAAGTGCTGATGACCGCCGACGACGTAATTCTGCGATCGTTGCGCTTGGTCAAGGAAGCGCGACGTGTACTGAAGAATCCCGACGATCCTGAGAACGAGGTCAACTTAGCTGCGGTCGCCAAAGATGTCTCCAATTCGTTAAACAAGTGTGTGTCCTGTTTACCAGGACAGAGAGACGTGGACGAAGCGATACGCAACATTGATGATATGGCTCAAATACTCAACACGAACGAGTTTCCGCAAACGAGCAAGAGTTATGG ACAATTACAGAATGACCTGAATAACGCGGCCGCCAATTTGAACGATGCATCCTCAAACATAGTATCGTCTGTGCGTTCACCTGTGCAGCTTGCAAATTCGTCGAAGCAATTTACCAATGCATTTGGTAATCTATTGGGCGTAGGTATGGAGATGGCGGGTCAGACGACGATTGAGACTCGTAGCCAAGTAGTGGTGTCGCTGAAAAACGTCACTATGACATCCGGCAAACTTCTCATAACTGCCAAATCAGTCGCGGCCGATCCTACTGCGCCGAACGCGAAGAATCAGCTTTCAGCAGCGGCACGCGCAGTTACGGACTCCATCAACTATTTAGTAGATGTGTGCACTTCGGCGGCGCCCGGACAGAACGAATGCGACAACGCCATCAGGAATATTCAGTCTATGCGATCTCTATTGGATAATCCGAGCGAGCCTATCTCTGATGCATCATATTTTGAGTGCTTGGAAACTGTCATGGAGAAGAGCAAGAGCCTCGGTGATGGTATGACCGGCATCGCGAACTACGCGAAAAAGTCAGAGCATGAGAACTTTTCTGTAGCAGTCCGCGGAGTTTCCTCTTCGATTTGCGGTCTGATAGAAGCTGCGGCTCAAGCTGCTTACCTCGCGGGAGTGAGCGATCCTACATCGGTAGCAGGTAAACCAGGTCTGGTGGATCAAGCGCAATTTTTAAGAGCAGCGCAGGCCATACACAGCGGCTGCCAGAGCCTTGGTAATCCAACCACTACACAAGAGCAAGTTCTTTCGGCCGCTACCATAATCGCTAAGCACACTAGTGCGCTTTGTAACGCCTGTAGACTTGCTTCCAGCAAGACCAGCAATCCAGTAGCCAAGCGGCACTTTGTTCAGTCTGCCAAAGATGTCGCCAATTCGACGGCGTGCCTCGTTAAGGAGATTAAGGCTCTTGACAAGAATTATTCCGACGTTAATCGCGAGAAATGTGCGGAAGCTACGAAACCACTGCTCGAAGCGGTCGATAATCTCTGTACATTTGCGAGTTCTCCTGAGTTTGCGAGTCAACCGGCCAAAATATCTATTGCGGCTAGAGCTGCTCAAGAACCAATCACTAGCGCTGGCAAGTCCATTATTGACGGTTCGTGTGCCATGGTACAGGCGGCCAAAAGTCTCGCGGTCAGTCCGAAAGATCCGCCGACTTGGCAGCTACTGGCTAATCATAGCAAGAGCGTCAGCGACTCGATCAAGTCATTGGTGGCATCGATTCGCGATAAGGCACCCGGTCAGAAAGAATGCGATGCAGCGATCGAGAAGCTGTCAGCACGTATACGTGAACTCGATGCTGCCTCGCTGAGTGCGGTCTCGCAAGCACTGGTACCGCGCCGCGAAAACACCGTACAAGGATTCACCGACCAGATGGAGAGCAGCGCGAGTGAACTGCGCGAGAAACTGGAACCCTTGCGCACTGCCGCAAAGTATGAGGCGGAAAACGTCGGTCATGCCGTCAACCAGATCGCTCTTTATTCAGAACCGCTCGTTTCTGGGGCGATTGGCGCCGCATCCAACATGGTGCACTCAAAACAGCAAATGGTGTTGTTAGATCAGACGAAAACCGTGGCCGAGTCAGCGTTGCAACTGATTTACGTTACGAAGGAATCTGCTGGTAATCCGAAGGCCGTCGCGCTGCACTCTGAGGTGGATGAAACCGTCGAATCTACCAAAGATGCACTTCAGGAACTACAAAATACCCTTGAGACCATATCTACTTCCGCGGGCATCGTTACCGGTCTGATCGACACGATTTCTCGTGCGATGGTTAGACTAGAGGATCATCGAATGTCCACTATCGACACTGTGGATTCTTACGTGGATTATCAGACAAGAATGGTCGAAGCTGCTAAAGAGATTGCTCGCTTGGCGCAAGAAATG tcTACCAAATCTAGCACAGATGTGGCCAGATTAGGTCCCCTAGCGGTCGACATATCGCACAAGTATACCCAGCTTGCTCGCGACACCTCCGGAGCATCCGCGGCCGCATCCAATGCTGATGTGTCCGCCAAACTTCGTACCGGTGTCCAAGAACTCGGCCGGGCTTGTGCAGATATTGTTCGCGCTGCTGGTACCTGTCAAATGTCACCCGGTGACGTTTATGCCCAGCGGGAAGTCGCGGAACACAGCAAGATTGTGACCGAGAAGGTATCGCAGGTGTTGGCCGCTCTACAGGCGGGTTCACGCGGTACTCAGGCGTGCATCAATGCTGCCAGTACAGTTTCTGGTATTATTGGCGATTTGGACACCACCATCATGTTTGCCACCGCTGGCACACTGCACGCCGAAAACGAAAACGATACATTCGCCGATCATCGCGAAAATATATTGCAGACGGCTAAAGCACTTGTAGAAGATACGAAGACATTAGTCGCTGGAGCAGCATCTTCGCAGGAACAGCTAGCAGTTGCAGCGCAGAATGCGGTGTCGACCATCGTCCAACTCGCCGAGGTCGTCAAGTACGGAGCGGCCAGTCTAGGCAGTCAGAATCCAGAAGCTCAAGTGATGTTGATCAACGCCGTGAAGGACGTCGCTTCCGCACTTGGTGATCTCATACACGCCACTAAGGCCGCCAGTGGCAAGCCCATCAACGATCCTAGTATGGCGCATCTCAAAGATTCTGCTAAG GTAATGGTGACGAACGTGACATCGCTGCTGAAGACAGTGAAGGCCGTGGAGGATGAACACACGCGTGGCACAAGAGCGCTGGAGTCTACAATCGAGGCTATAGCACAGGAGATTCGAGCGCTCAGTAGCTCGGAAACTCAGAAGAGCCATGTGACACCAGAGGATCTTGTACGCTGCACGAAAAGCATCACTCTATCAACGGCTAAGGCAGTTTCCGCTGGAAACAGCTGCAAGCAGGATGACATAATCGCCGCCGCCAACATGGGCAGAAAGTCTATCAGCGATATGTTAACGATCTGCAAGAGTGCGGCCTACAATTGCGCCGAGACCGCCGAACTGCGCGAGCGTACTCTTCAAGCGGGTCATGATGTCGCTATCAATTATCGAGAGTTGCTTCAGGCCATTCTGCAGATATCATCTAGATCAGGCGACGCCAAACATACTCTACCAGCGATCTCGCGCAAGATTGCGCAGAGCGTGACAGAATTGGTAGCGGTGGCAGAACTATTGAAAGGCAGCGACTGGGTCGATCCGGACGATCCTACCGTGATCGCGGAGAACGAACTACTCGGTGCGGCCGCAAGTATCGACGCAGCTGCCAAGAAATTGGCCAGTCTGAGACCGAGGAGAAGCATTCAG GAGACCACCGAAGACATGAATTTTGATGAAATGATTTTGGAAGCCGCCAAGTCAATTGCCGCCGCTACCTCGGCTTTGATAAAAGCCGCCAGTGCCGCTCAACGAGAACTCATCGCCACCGGCAAAGTGTCGCGCACGCCGTTGACCAGTTCCGATGATGGTCAGTGGTCCGAAGGCCTTATTTCGGCTGCTCGAATGGTGGCCGCCGCCACTCACAGCCTCGTGGAATCCGCGAACGCTCTCGTTCAAGGCGTAAGCTCCGAAGAAAAGTTGATCTCCAGCGCTAAGCAGGTTGCCAGCAGCACGGCGCAACTGTTGGTTGCTTGCAAGGTCAAGGCTGACCCTGACAGTGAGAGCACGAAACGTTTACAGGCGGCCGGTAATGCCGTAAAACGTGCTACCGATAATCTCGTACGTGCTGCGCAACAGGCTATCCAACAGGAAGAGGACAGATCATTGGTCCTAAACCGCCGTATGGTAGGCGGTATTGCGCAAGAGATTGACGCACGTTCGGAGGTATTACGAATTGAGCGCGAGCTGGAGGAAGCCCGAGGCAGACTTACCGCCATTCGTCTGGCCAAATACAAGAATCGATCAGATCTGGctgacggcgacggcgacgtaGCGGTCGATCAAAGCGGCTATCAGAGCTACACTACTCGATATGAGACGAGAGCGTACGAGCCGCAAACCACGCCCTCGCCCATTCAAACGATGAATCACACTCTGGACCAGCTGCAGTCTACCACACAGCACATCAGTCAATTCGGCGGCGATCGGCAGAATCTGATCAGTCCAGAAAAGGTACACTCCACGCAAAGCACGCTGGAGAGGAAGATGAAGGACAGTCAGTACCGATCCACCGTAGATCAGTATGGATCCCTGGACAGAAAGTACATCATCGACGGTCATCAAGAAAGAAGTCCATATGTCGTCACCGAAAGGAAGATTATAACAGACAATTCTCCTGGCCAGTACAGCTCGATCGAACGGAGGATCAATCAGGAGAGTTATATCGCGGAAAAGAGACACGCAGACGGTATCCCTTCGTATACGCCGCCGCCACCTCCGCCACAACACATTTTGTACTCCCCAAAACCTCCTTTGACGATCCCTAAAATTATTCAGGAACCAACTTTCAATGATCCGAAGTCTCCGCAGGATCAGCAAAAATATCCGACCGATCGGTTCTCAAGCGTCAGCCCGATGAGTACGTTCCGTTCTGAGAAGCAAGTGGACACTCAACGATTCAGCGGCGGTGTTCCGCAGCATCAAACCTTTAAGAATATTGAGAGTAAGGCCGTCCCCGGTGGTAGAATCGAAACTATCACGACGAAGACGTACACGTCTACGCCCGGCAAGAGCAGCAGCTCTAACTATGAGGCTGCAGAGGAGATCAAGGAATACACAACATCCGGCAACGATCTGTCGACGTTCAAGAGCTTTGACAACGATACCCTTGAGGAACACACGATGAAGCAGTCGATGCACAAAGTCACGGAGAAGAAAACCGTTACTATGACGATGTCGAGTCGACAAGAATCCAACACAAAGACCTTCCGTTATGAAGATAAgcaatga